TAATCATCAACACCAAGCTCCGATACAGCGTATTTAATGGCCCCCATGGTGCCCAGCTTTTCTTCTTCACTCATCGTCTCCTCCACAATGAGTTCAGCATTGTTCTTTTCAGCCCAGTCCCTGAAATGCTTCTCAAAGAACTTGTTGGTGGACACGTAAACCTCAAGACCCAGATCCCTCGTTTTTTCAAGGATGTAATCGATGATATACCTATCCCCAACAGGTAAAAGCGGCTTTGGCCTGGCCTTTGTGATCGGCCACAAACGAGTGGCATAGCCGCCGGCCATTATCAAAACTTTCATGGCATTCCCCCGGATTCTGACTGTTGAAAAGCTATTTAACCCTATCGGCGGGAAGTCCCTTCCAAAAAGGGAGGGGATGAGAGCCGAAAAGATTATATGGTTCTCTGCTAAAAAACACGTGGAGCAGGTGAAATGCTGAGCTACAGATACCGCTTATATCCATCAAAAACAATCCAGACAAGGCTGAATGAGCAGCTTGGACTATGCAGATGGCTCTACAACAGATTATTGTATGAACTAAATAAGGCAAGGAAACAAGGGAGAAAAATTACCCAGAAGGACACCCAATCCCGGATCGTGGAATTAAAGAAAGAGGAGAAACCAGAGCTGAAAAAAGTTTATTCCAAGGTTCTGCAGATGGTGAATTATCAGCTCTGGTCGAACATCAAAGCGTTATCCAGATTGAAGAAGAATGGAAAGAAGATCGGTAAGCTCCGCTATAAAACCGGAAATTCCTTCAAGACTCTTAACTTCAATCAATCAGGATTTAAAATTGAAAATAATAAATTGATTCTTTCCAAGGTAAGAGCAATTCCCATCAAAGTTCATCGCAAAATTGAAGGTAAGATTAAAGGGGTGATAATAAAAAGAGAAAAATCCGGGAAGTGGTATGCTATTTTCCAGGTAGAGGATGAACCCAAACCATTACCGAAAACCGGTAAAGCTATTGGAATTGACGTTGGCTTAAGATACTTCTCAACAGATTCTGACGGGAGACAAATTGAGAACCCACGATTTTACGAGAAAACCCTGAAAAGGATAAGAAAACTCCAGAAAGACTTATCAAGGAAAAAGAAGGGCTCCAAAAATTGGGAGAAATGCAGAATCAAGCTTGCTAAAACCTATGAGAAGCTTGTAAATCAGCGTGATGATTTCCTCCACAAGCTTTCAAGATTTTACGTGAATAATTACGACGTCATAGTAGTTGAGAATCTGAAAATAAGGAACATGGTTAAAAACCATCGGTTAAGCTCTAAGATACTGGATGCCTCCTGGGGCAAATTCCTTCAGATGCTGTCCTACAAGGCTGAGAGAGCTGGTAGGATACTTCTGAAGGTGAACCCGAGGGACACTTCAGAAGGATTAACATTCGACGATCCTTGCAGAGACTTTATTTCAGCTAATAGAATACTGGCAAGGGGGCTGGGACGGCCCTTTCAGCCTGTGGAGGGGAGACCTCTACTCCTCGTTACTGCTCTGGCAGTGATTGAGGGGCAAGTTTCCTCAATGAAGCAGGAAGCCCCTTGCGTAAGCGAGGGGTAGTTCACATTCTTTGTCATAGTAATCTTGGTGGTAAAATGAAAATCATAGTAACCTCGGTGGTGATAAAATGAAAATCCTCGTAACGGGCGGTGCTGGCTTCATAGGTTCTCACCTCGTCGACAGACTTATGGAAGAGGGCCACGAGGTCAGGGTTCTTGACGATTTAAGTGCGGGAGATATGAAGAACGTTGAAAGATGGCTTGGCAACGGGAACTTTGAATTCATTAAGGGGGATATGAGGGATCCTGAAATCGTGAGAAAGAGCATCCGAGGGGTGGATGCCGTTTTCCACCTCGCGGCAAATCCCGAGGTGAGGATCGGGTCCCAAAGCCCTCAGCTCTTATACGAAACCAACGTATTAATCACCTACAATTTGCTCGAGGCGATGAGAAAAGAGGGGGTTAAGATACTAACCTTCACTTCCTCATCAACGGTCTATGGCGACGCCAAGAAACTCCCCACTCCAGAGGATTACGCACCCCTAGAGCCGATAAGCGTCTACGGCGGTGCAAAGCTCGCCGCAGAGGCGTTGATAAGCGGTTACGCCCACACCTTCGGCTTCAGGGCCCTCGTGTTCCGCCTTGCCAACATAATAGGGGAGCGCTCAAACCACGGGGTTATATACGACTTCATCAACAAGCTCCGCAGAAACCCTGAGGAGCTTGAGATTCTGGGCGACGGAACGCAGAGGAAGAGTTACCTCCACGTGAGCGATACCGTCGAGGGCATGCTCCACATCTTCGAGCACTTCAGAAAAGGCGGGAGAACCTTCGACGTCTACAACCTCGGCAACGAGGACTGGATAACGGTTACGGAGATAGCGGAGCTGGTGAGCGAGGCGATGGGACTCAGGCCGAAGTTCCGCTTCACCGGTGGCGTCGACGGCGGAAGGGGATGGAAAGGTGACGTCAAGATTATGCTCTTAAGCATAGAGAAGGCAAAAGAAACCGGCTGGAGGCCGAGGATGAACAGCTACGAAGCCGTGAGGAGAACCCTCAGGGAGCTCCTGAAAAGCGTTTGAGGAGGCACCAAAAACTTTTTAAACCCTCCAGGCTCTCTAATCTCGGACGCGCCCCGGTGGTGTAGCCCGGTCAATCATGCGGGACTCTCGATCCCGCGACCCGGGTTCAAATCCCGGCCGGGGCACCAATTCTTAAGGGCCCGTGGCTCAGCCTGGTCAGAGCGCCCGCCTGATAAGCGGGAGGTCCGGGGTTCGAAGCCCCGCGGGCCCACCAGCCCCTTGTTCAATCTTCAGCACATTCATGAAAAAATTTTCATCATTATGTCAACATTTTTAAATCCCGAGCCCGTTAGGGGCATGAGCACCCGGGCTTCCTCCTCAAAAAACCCTTTCTTTAAAAGCTTTTTAAATGCAGCAAATGCCACTGCGGAAGTTGATTCCACCAAAAAGCCCATTGAAAGCAGTTCCTCCCATGCATCTCTGGTCTCCCTCTCGTTCACCGATACCACGGTGCCTCTCGTCTCCCTGATCGCCCTCTTCATCTGCACCTTCCTTGGAGGTTCTGGAATGGCAATTCCTTCCGCAAGCGTGTTCTTCTCATTGCCCCTTTCCATTAAACTTTCAAAACCTTCTGCCTGAACTGCTATAAGCTTCGGGATTCTCTTTAATTTCCCAAGCCTCTGAAGTTCTCTAAACCCCTTGTGTGCGCCCAAAAGCAAAGTGCCACTTCCCGCAGGGATAATCGCATAATCGAATTCCCCGCCTTCTTCAAATGCCTCATATGCAAAGGTTTTGGTTCCATCCAGAAAATACGGGTTGTACCAGTGAGACACGTAAACCCCTTCCCTGAATTCCTTAGCCCTCTCATGTGCCTCCATTCTGGAACCATCCACTTCATGGATCTCCGCTTTCAAGAGCCTCAGGAGTTTCTTTTTACCTTCACTCGTGCTCTTGGGTATGAAGACGTGCACTTTGATTCCTTCGCTTCTTCCAAAGAGGGCAAGGCTTATTGCAGCATTTCCGGATGAGTCGAGGCTGACCTCCTTTATCCCCTCCTCCTTCAGCTTTGCGATGGTTACGTAGGTCCCCCTGTCCTTGAATGAACCGCTGGGCATCAGGTATTCAAGCTTGAAGGCGACCCTGACCCATTTGAATGTCCTTTCTGTAATGGGCGTTATTGGAGGGGTAAGGGAGGGTGCAAACTCCTCTTTCATTGCCAGAAGGTTTAGATATCTTCTGATATCCACATGCTCTTTCTTCAGGAGACTCTCGAAAGGTTCTTCGAATTCGTGGATGACATCAAGGATTCCCCCGCAATCGCACTTCAGGCGGAAAACATCCGGATAGGTCGCATTGCAAATCTGACACTTCAACATATCCCATCGGGAGAGAGAACTACTTCAAAGTATTTAAAAATTGGGATTCTCCCGGGCATACTGTCAGGATAAGCAGTAGGGCGTTAGGTTTAAGTTTCTAACAATACTTCAGAAAAAGAGGGAGAACATGAAGGCTAAAACCATTATTTACTGGATAATTTCAGCCTTAAAACCTTTTCGTAGGAACAAAATCCCGGTAGAAAAGAAAATCAGGGCAATTATACTTGCGAGGCCTCAGTTACAGGCAAGCCGGAAGAATACTGGAAATCAGCCACACAACACTGAAAGGTTCAAAAACTCGCAGAAGCGGAGGCTGGTTCAGGACTGTTAAGGAGCAAGCTGGAATAATTTCAGGGGTGGCGGAAGGTTCACAGGTTTGTTTTTCTGTTTGCTTTCTGGTATAATTTTTGTTAGTGCCCTCAAGTCGACCACCTGGTGATGTCGCTGAATGGCTTCAGGAGGAGATGCCCCGGTTATCCTGACAGTATGGCCAGGACCCGGAGAAAGCTTTATAAACCGACCCCCTCAACCCATCGTGGTTAAAAAACCACCTTTCTCGGAGGTGTTGGCAGTGGAACCCGAATTCAAGGTACCCGTGTGCACATCATGTGGGAAGGAGATAACCCCGAGGGAGCACGCCACCCATTTCGTCTGCCCGAACTGCGGCGAGGAGATAATCTGGCGTTGCGAATCCTGCAGGGTATTAGCAGTCCCCTACAAATGCCCCAAGTGTGGCTGGGAGGGGCCTTAAACGGGAGGTGAAATGAATGGCTGACTTCAATCTCGTTGGCGTTATAAAGGTAATGCCCACCGACCCGGACGTAAACCTCGATGAGCTTGAGGAGAAGCTCAAGGCCGTTATCCCCGAAAAGTTCGGCCTCGCCAAGGTCGAGAGGGAACCCATAGCCTTTGGACTCGTTGCCCTTAAGTTCTACGTCCTCGGAAGGGACGAAGAGGGCTACTCCTACGACGAGGTCGCCGAACTTTTCAGGAAAGTTGAGAACGTTGAGAGTGCGGAAGTCGAGACCGTTTCAAGGATCTGACTTCCTCTTCTTTTTATCAAGGTAAAAAGAAAGATCAAAGCTCCAGAGTGAGCTTCGGCCTTTTCCAGTCGTCGAGAATCGAGCGGAGTTCCTCGTTCTCCACCATTGAATAAAGCCCCTCGAGACGCTCCCGGGCTTTCTCATCCCCGGCCTTCCATCTGGCAAGTTCCCCGAGGGCCCTGAAGAAGTAGGCCGTATCGTCCTCAAAGAGCTCCGCAAAGGCCTCCATATTTTCTGCCACCGTTTCGTAGCTTCCCTCGTTGAAGAGTCCTTCAATGAACTCGAGGAGCGTGTTGAAGACGAGGTCGAAAACGTCATCCCCAAGGTTTATGGCCTTCAGAAGGGCATCGCGGATGGATCTGAAAGCCTTTTTGTAATCCTCCCTTCCCGCGAATATCTCGGCCTCCACGAGCCTCGCGTTGACCTCCACCTCGTCGTCCCTCGGGTTCCTGAGGACCTCCCCTATGAGCTTCTCTGCGGTATCGTAATCCCCGAGCTCGTAGTGAAAGTGCGCCAGATCAAGGAGGCTTATCATGCCGTTCCTCGTGTCGTTGAGCCTCTCAAAGATCTCCCTTGCCCGGTTCATGAGCTCAACGGCCCTCTCCGTCTCCCCCAGCTCGTCGTAGTTCACCGCCATGTTGGCGAGCGTCAGCCCGATCTCCCTTTCGTTCTTCAGGACCTCTTCCTCGAGCTTTAGCAGTTCCTCGTAGGTCTCAAGAGCCTTCTCCGGCATACCGAAGTGCTCGTAGGCATCCGCCAGATAGTAGAGGGCTGTAGCGTATTCCTCGGGATCGCTCTTCTTCCCATCGGCTATGCGTTTGTAGAGCCCTATTCCCCTCTCCGTATCACCGAGGTGGTCGTAAACGTGGGCCACCTCGTGCGCCAAATCGTAGGGGTCATCACACTCAACGAGCACCCCTTCGAGTCTCTCAAGCTCCTTTCTGAGTTCTTCCTCGTCCTCGATGCCCTCGATGTAATCGTCGAACAGTTCGAGGAGCTTCTCACAGTCCTTCTCGTTTAAGGCCTCCTTCCAGAGGGTTCCAGCATCGCTCATCACCATCACCACTCCGACTTCGCGAAGGGGGTTAAATGGTTACCGAAAAATTTATAAATAGTCTAAAGGAATGATAAATCGAGCATACCGATGGTAACTAAAAGCCCTCCTTAGGGTAAACCAAAAAACGGAGGGGGTGAGGGGAGATGGCCCAGCTCGCGGGACAGCCGGTTGTTATTCTGCCTGAGGGGACCCAGAGGTACGTTGGAAAGGACGCCCAGAGGCTGAACATCCTCGCGGCAAGAATAATAGCCGAAACCGTCAGAACAACCCTCGGACCCAAAGGAATGGACAAAATGCTCGTAGACAGCCTCGGAGACATCGTAATCACCAACGACGGCGCCACAATCCTCGACGAAATGGACATCCAGCACCCGGCTGCAAAAATGATGGTTGAAATCGCCAAAACCCAGGACAAAGAAGCCGGCGACGGAACCACAACAGCCGTCGTCATAGCCGGCGAACTTTTGAAAAAGGCCGAAGAACTACTCGACCAGAACATCCACCCAAGCATAATCATCAAAGGTTACACAATGGCCGCCGAGAAAGCCCAAAAAATACTCGACAACATGGCCAAGAAGGTAACCCCCGACGACGAGAAAACCCTGAAGAACATAGCCATGACCGCAATCACCGGCAAGACCGCTGAGGAGGAAAAGGAGTACCTTGCAAAAATTGCCGTTGAGGCCGTTAAGCAGGTTGCGGAGAAGGACGGTGAAACTTACAGGGTGGACATCGACAACATCAAACTCGAGAAGAAAGAGGGCGGAAGCATCAGGGACACCAAGCTCATCCGCGGTGTCGTCGTAGACAAGGAAGTGGTCCACCCGGGAATGCCCAAGAGAGTTAAGAACGCCCGGATTGCCCTCATAAACGAGGCCCTCGAGGTCAAGGAGACCGAAACGGACGCAGAGATAAGGATCACAAGTCCGGACCAGCTTCAGGCGTTCCTTGAGCAGGAGGAGCGCATGCTGAGGGAGATGGTTGAGAAGATCAAGGATGCTGGGGCGAACGTCCTCTTCGTCCAGAAGGGTATTGATGACCTCGCCCAGCACTACCTCGCCAAGTACGGCATCCTTGCAGTAAGGCGCGTTAAGAAGAGCGACATGGAGAAGCTCGCTAAGGCAACCGGGGCAAAGATAGTTACGAACGTCCGCGACCTCACCAGCGACGACCTCGGTGAGGCCGAGCTTGTCGAAGAGCGCAAGGTTGCTGGAGAAAACATGATCTTCGTTGAGGGCTGCAAGAACCCGAAGGCCGTCACCATACTCATCAGGGGCGGAACGGAGCACGTTATTGACGAGGTTGAGAGGGCCCTCGAGGATGCCATAAAGGTCACGAAGGACGTCATGGAGGACGGTGCCATCCTCCCGGCGGGCGGTGCGAGCGAGATTGAGCTCGCCATTAGACTCGACGAGTACGCGAAGGAAGTCGGCGGCAAGGAAGCCCTCGCCATCGAAGCCTTTGCAGAGGCAATCAAGGTTATCCCGAAGACGCTGGCAGAGAATGCAGGGCTTGACCCGATAGAAGTGCTCGTTAAGGTGGTGAGCGAGCACAAGGAGAAGGGGCCGAACGTTGGCATTGACGTGTTCGAGGGCGAGCCGGCCGACATGATGGAGCGCGGCGTCATAGCACCCCTCAGGGTTCCCAAGCAGGCCATCAAGAGCGCCAGCGAAGCAGCAATAATGATCCTCAGAATCGACGACGTAATAGCCGCCAGCAAGCCCGAGAAGGAGAATGAAGGGGGCAGGGGAGGAAGCGAGAACTTCGGAAGCGATTTTGAGTGAACCTCTGATTTCTTCTCCCTTTGACGTTTTTTCTCCCGCAGGGGTCGTCTTCAGGGTTTCTGAGGGGTCAGCCCGGCCATCGCCTCCTCCAGCTTCCTGAGCTTCCCCTTAAAGCGCCTTACCTGGGAGTTGGCGATTCCGACTATTCTCTCGATGTAGGCTCCATCCACCCAGAGTTTTCCCTTTTCCCCGAGGGGAACGTCCATCCTCTCCGTGGAGCGTATCTCAACGAGGAGTTTTCTGTGGCTGACGCTCTTTATGTTCGAGTACTTGAAGCCGAGGCCTATGGACAGGTTGAGCAGCCTAACGGCATCCTCCATGCTCCTCGCAGCGACGTGCAGAATTGGACTCCTCACTAAGAACCACAGCTGGCCCCTCCGGTGCTTTTCAATGGCTTCAAACACTTCATCAGTGGTAACCTCGCGGTGCCACTTGCCGAGCCAGACCGAGTTCACCTTGTCGCCGAAGTAGGGCATCTCCATAACCGAGATCCTTCCGGAGCAGGAGGAGGTCGTGAAGTAGTTATCCAGCGAGTTGATCCGCTCGAGGAGACCCACAATGTCCCCGTCCACCTCCCCCCGCTCCAGTGCCTCCCTTAAGCTTTGCATGGCCTTCCTTTTCTGCTCCTCAAAGTTCTCCGTGTAGAGCAACACGCCTCACACCCCCTTCACCAAAGCCCGCGTGCTCAACCGCTATGTGGACGTAATCAAATCGGCACCGACGAAGGTTCCTCTCTCCCTCACGAAATCCAGCAGTCGCCTGTAGGTGGGATGCGCGCTCAGGGTTGCCGAATCCCCCACCATTACGAGCTTCCTTTTGGCTCTGGTCAGCGAGACGTTTAGCCTCCTGAGGTCCTTCAGGAAACCAAGCTCCCCGCGGGAATTGGACCTTACGAAGGAAAGAACGATGGCCTCCTTCTCCCTCCCCTGGTAGCCGTCGACCGTCTTCACCTCGATCTCCTCGGGAAGGAGGGACTCCAGAAGGTCGCGCTGGTCATCGTAGGGCGTTATGACGCCAATCCAGCCCGGATCAGCCCCGAGTTTTAGCAGCTGCTCAACGGTTTCCTTCACGATCCCGGCTTCCAGCGGGTTCTCCCTGCTATCGCTGCCCCTTCTCCTCCTCTCGAAGCGGTTCTCCATCCCTGAAGTGTCGATGAAGACCAGCACGTTCTCCGGCTTCAGAACCTCCACCCATTGGCCTTCGGGTTCCTTGATCCCGAGGTCGGTGAGGGTTATGTCCCTGACGCTCGCGTCCGCCTTCACCTTTCCTCCGTAGAACTCCCGGCTCGGGAACTCCATGAGCCTTTCGTTCATCCTGTACTGGACCTCCAGCATCTCGCTCTTCCACGGGTACCTCTCGATGAGCCCCTCGAAAAGGGTTCTGGAGAGCTCCCTCGCCCCCTCGCTGAGTATGGTCGGGGGCAGCTGTCTGTGGTCCCCCGCCAGAACGAACCTCTTCGCCCGGTTTATGGGAATCAGAACGCTCGGGATGGTCGCCTGCGTTGCCTCGTCCACCACCGCAACGTCGTAGGATGCGCCCACGACCTCCAGAGCGGCCGAGGAATTGGTCGTCAGAACAACGTCCGCCCCCTCTATTATATCCCTCGCTATCCTCTCCTCGAGCTTCAGGGCATCGTCAAAGGTCTTTCTAACCAGTTCGTTGAGCCTGATCCATTCCGCCATCTCCCGGACGGTTCTGGCCGGGATTCCCCTTATTCCAATCCCTCTGGAGGCGAGCTTCAGGATCTGGTCGTCGCTCAGACCCCTCCTGTACCTCGGGGCGGGTCTGGTGAAAGAATCCCTCCTCTCCTTCAGCTTCTGGAGGTTCTCCCTGAGTTCCCTCAGCTCCCCGTACAGCTCGTGCCGGGTCATCAGATAGGCCAGAGTGGTCTCCTGCAGGCCCCTCGATACCCTGCTCGGGTGTCCGACGCGTACGACGTTAACGCCCGACGAAAAGAGCCTCTCCACGAGGTTGTCCACCGCCACGTTGCTCTCCGCGGTTGCCAGAACCCTGCTTCCCCTCTCGACCTCCTCCACTATGAGCTCCGCGAGGGTTCTGGTCTTCCCGGTTCCGAAGGGCCCGTGGATGAGGAAGAAATCCGGACTGCCCAGCGCCTTTGAGATCGCCCGCCTCTGGCTCTCGTTCAGGTTCCGGTCGCGGGGCCTTAGTTCGATCGCAGAGCCCTCCTCAGGTTCCCTGAGCCCGAGGTAGAGCTCGAGCGCCTTCAACCCGGTCTCGCCGGGGTTTTCAAGGTTCTCCATCCACCTCCTGAAGGTCACGTCGTTGGCGTAGAGGTCCACCCGAACGCCCTTCAGGGCCCACCCCGGAACGTTTTCCAGCGCAACCGTTAGAAACCGCTTCCCCTTCTCAACGACGGTTCCCACGAGGTCGCTCTTCAGCGGGTTTCCCCGGCTCACCACCACGAGGTCGCCGACGCTTATCCCTGTTTTTATCTCACCACCACGCCCGTAACTTACGAGTTTATAGCCGAATTCCTCACCCACGACCTTCCCGTTGAGGCCGAGAATGGCCCTTCCAACCTTTTCCCTCTCCCTTCCGGAGAGCCTCCTCATCTCGGCCCTCATGGATTCTATCTCGGCTTCCCTCTCCATCTCGACGAGCTTCTTCAGGCGATCTATGAATTCCCTCAGTTTTTCGTCCATTTTTGCCCCCGTTGGCGAAAGAGAAACGGTCTTTTAAAAGGTTGAGGGTGGTCAGCCCATGCGAGTTTCCTCATCCTTCGGGCGAAACTTCCCTCATCATCCCACAATGAATGGAGAAGAGAGGTTAAAAAGTTATGTCATCGGATGGCCAGAAGGATGTCCCTGTGGAAGGACCTGAGAGCCTTCCAGTCCCTTTCCTCAACGCTTCCCTTCCACGAGACCCTCCTGTAGAAGCCCTCCAGATCGTCGAGCAGGTAGCTCAGGTACTCCACCCGGGCACCCGAAACCCCGTTGCTCAAAAGCTTCCCCCTCAAAAAGGGCATGACCTCCGACGGCCGGCCGAGAGCGGCCCAGAACAGACCTTCCTTCAGAATCCCGTAGAGCACGTCCTCAAACTCCAATCCAGCGGAGGGTTTGACCCTCCCCCCTTGCCTTTATCGATACCGCTTCCATTGGCGTCACCGGGTTACGGGAGGAGGGCATCGTATTTTAGTGTTTCGGGCGTTTTTTCGTCAATCTGCCGGCCGGTGAGGGAATCGGAGGGGAATTTTGAACGAACGTCAAAGGAACTGACAGGCAGGTTAAAAGATTTATAAGTCCCTCCCCAACTCCGACGGGGGTAAGGATGACGAACGTTGGAATAGTTGGGAGCGGTGCGGCAGGGTTGACTGCTGCGGTAAGCCTCGCGAGGATGGGCTTTGACGTAACCGTCATCGGGCCGGGCGTAAAGGAGAGCAACTCCTACCTTGCTCAGGCGGGTATAGCCCTTCCCATCCTCGACGGCGATTCCGTAAGGGCCCACGTTCTCGACACCATAAGGGCCGGGAGCTACCTCAACGACGAGGAGATCGTCTGGAGCGTGATCTCAAAGGCGAGCGAGGCCTACGGCTTTCTCCGTTCGATAGGGCTTGAGTTCGAGGCCATCCACACCGAGGGCGGTCATTCCTTCAGCCGGGTCTTCACGATAAGGAGCGAGACGGGGAAACACCTGATGAAGGTCTTAAGCCTCGCCGCAAGGGAGGAGGGCGTCCACTTCGTCAGGGGCTTCTCCGAGGAGCTGGCAGTAAAAGAAGGCAAAGCCTACGGCGTCTTCGTCGAAGGAGAGCTCCTGAAGTTCGATGCTACAGTAATAGCCACGGGCGGGTTTTCAGGTCTCTTCAAATACACCGCCGGCTCTCCGTCCAACCTCGGACTGCTCATAGGGGACGCGGTGTTGAAGGGCGCCCCCGCGAGGGATCTGGAGTTCGTCCAGTTCCACCCCACCGGCTACGTCGGTAAAAAGGGCGTCTTCCTCGTCAGCGAGGCGGTCAGGGGTGCGGGGGCAAAGCTCGTAACGGAAAGGGGGGATCGCTTCGTCAACGAGCTCTCCACGAGGGACATCGTGGCGAGGGCCATCTACGAAAAGATAAAGGCCGGCGAAAGGGTCTTCCTTGACGCAACGGGCATAGAGGACTTCAAAAGCAGGTTCCCCCAGATATACGCCTTTCTGAGGAAGGAAGGAATCGATCCTGTCAGAGATCCCATACCCATATCGCCCATCGCCCACTACACGATGGGGGGAACGGCCGTTGACGGCTGGTACAGAACCCGGGTGAGGAACCTGTACGTGGTTGGAGAGGCCATGAGCAACGGTTTTCACGGCGCCAACAGGCTCGCCAGCAACTCCCTTCTCGAGTGCGTTGTTAGCGGGCTCGAGGTTTCGAGGACGATACTCCGGGAGAAACCGAGACTGGATGAGAAACCAGACGTTCCCTATAGCTTCGATTCTCCCGGGGACGTTGAGTCCATACGGGAGATCCTCTGGGAGCACGCTGGCATCGTGAGGAACGCCCGGACCCTTAGGGAGGGCCTGAAAAGGCTCAGTTCGGTCGAGGCGGATCCAAGGTTGAAGTTGCTCGCCAGAGGGGTTCTCGAGTGCGCCCTCGCCAGAGAGGAGAGCAGGGGCGCCCACTACAGGGAGGACTTCCCCCTCATGAGGAAAACCTTCCTGAGACCGAGCTTCTTTGACGGGAGATGCCACCTCTGATTTTTAATTTTGCATGCGCGTGACTTCAGCTGATTATATGAAGGTTTTTATAGTCCTCCGGATAGTGTCTCATGGGTGGATGAGGCATGGAAGAACTCGTGAGGGAGATCGAGAGGTTAAAGGAAGAGAGAAACGCGATAATCCTAGCCCACAACTACCAGCTGCCGGAGGTTCAGGACGTGGCGGATTTCCTCGGGGACAGCCTCGAACTCGCGAGGAAGGCCACCAGGGTGGACGCCGACGTGATAGTCTTCGCGGGCGTTGACTTCATGGCCGAAACCGCTAAGATCCTCAACCCGGACAAAACCGTTCTCCTGCCCGTTAGAGGGGCCACGTGCGCGATGGCCAACATGCTGAAGGTCGAGCACATCCTCGAGGCAAGGAAGCGCTATCCGAACGCCCCCGTGGTTCTCTACGTGAACACGACGGCCGAAGCCAAAGCTCACGCCGACGTCACGGTTACGTCTGCCAACGCCGCAGAGATCGTGGAGAAGCTCGATGCCGACACGGTCATCTTCGGGCCCGATAACAATCTGGCCTACTACGTGGCAAAGAGGACCGGAAAGAGGATCATCCCGATCCCGGAAGGAGGGCACTGCTACGTTCACAGGAAGTTCACCCTTGAGGATGTTGAGAGGGCCAGAAGGCTTTACCCAAAGGCAAAGCTCATGGTTCACCCCGAATGTGAGCCGGAGGTGCAGGAGGAGGCGGACCTGATAGTCTCCACCGGAGGAATGGTCAGAAACGCGTGCCAGCACGACGAATGGGTCGTCTTCACGGAGAGGGAAATGTGCTACCGCCTGCAGAAGCTCTATCCGGGCAAGAAGTTCCACCCGGCGAGGGAAGATGCCTTCTGCATAGGAATGAAGGCCATAACGCTCAGGCACCTCTACGAGTCTCTTAGAGATATGAAGCACAGGGTTGAAGTTCCCGGGGAAATCGCCGGGAAGGCCAGAAGGGCCATAGAGAGGATGCTGGAGATGAGCGGTTGAGGTTTTAGGGGTGATGGCAATGGTTTCCCTTAACTATCTCCTGCGCTTCATCGAGGAGGACGCACCCTTCGGGGACGTCACGAGCGAGGCGGTAATCCCGGAGGGAACTAAAGCCAGAGCGGTCGTAATAGCCAGACAGAGCGGGGTTATAGCGGGTATCGAGGAGGCGAAGGCCCTTTTCGAGCACTTCGGGGTTAACGTAGATGCTAAAAAGCGCGACGGCGAGGAGGTGGAGAAGGGCGACGTTATCCTCGAGCTCCGCGGGGATGCAAGAAAGATACTGCTCGTCGAGAGGACCGCTCTGAA
The window above is part of the Thermococcus sp. P6 genome. Proteins encoded here:
- a CDS encoding IGHMBP2 family helicase; this encodes MDEKLREFIDRLKKLVEMEREAEIESMRAEMRRLSGREREKVGRAILGLNGKVVGEEFGYKLVSYGRGGEIKTGISVGDLVVVSRGNPLKSDLVGTVVEKGKRFLTVALENVPGWALKGVRVDLYANDVTFRRWMENLENPGETGLKALELYLGLREPEEGSAIELRPRDRNLNESQRRAISKALGSPDFFLIHGPFGTGKTRTLAELIVEEVERGSRVLATAESNVAVDNLVERLFSSGVNVVRVGHPSRVSRGLQETTLAYLMTRHELYGELRELRENLQKLKERRDSFTRPAPRYRRGLSDDQILKLASRGIGIRGIPARTVREMAEWIRLNELVRKTFDDALKLEERIARDIIEGADVVLTTNSSAALEVVGASYDVAVVDEATQATIPSVLIPINRAKRFVLAGDHRQLPPTILSEGARELSRTLFEGLIERYPWKSEMLEVQYRMNERLMEFPSREFYGGKVKADASVRDITLTDLGIKEPEGQWVEVLKPENVLVFIDTSGMENRFERRRRGSDSRENPLEAGIVKETVEQLLKLGADPGWIGVITPYDDQRDLLESLLPEEIEVKTVDGYQGREKEAIVLSFVRSNSRGELGFLKDLRRLNVSLTRAKRKLVMVGDSATLSAHPTYRRLLDFVRERGTFVGADLITST
- a CDS encoding L-aspartate oxidase, with the protein product MTNVGIVGSGAAGLTAAVSLARMGFDVTVIGPGVKESNSYLAQAGIALPILDGDSVRAHVLDTIRAGSYLNDEEIVWSVISKASEAYGFLRSIGLEFEAIHTEGGHSFSRVFTIRSETGKHLMKVLSLAAREEGVHFVRGFSEELAVKEGKAYGVFVEGELLKFDATVIATGGFSGLFKYTAGSPSNLGLLIGDAVLKGAPARDLEFVQFHPTGYVGKKGVFLVSEAVRGAGAKLVTERGDRFVNELSTRDIVARAIYEKIKAGERVFLDATGIEDFKSRFPQIYAFLRKEGIDPVRDPIPISPIAHYTMGGTAVDGWYRTRVRNLYVVGEAMSNGFHGANRLASNSLLECVVSGLEVSRTILREKPRLDEKPDVPYSFDSPGDVESIREILWEHAGIVRNARTLREGLKRLSSVEADPRLKLLARGVLECALAREESRGAHYREDFPLMRKTFLRPSFFDGRCHL
- the nadA gene encoding quinolinate synthase NadA, producing MEELVREIERLKEERNAIILAHNYQLPEVQDVADFLGDSLELARKATRVDADVIVFAGVDFMAETAKILNPDKTVLLPVRGATCAMANMLKVEHILEARKRYPNAPVVLYVNTTAEAKAHADVTVTSANAAEIVEKLDADTVIFGPDNNLAYYVAKRTGKRIIPIPEGGHCYVHRKFTLEDVERARRLYPKAKLMVHPECEPEVQEEADLIVSTGGMVRNACQHDEWVVFTEREMCYRLQKLYPGKKFHPAREDAFCIGMKAITLRHLYESLRDMKHRVEVPGEIAGKARRAIERMLEMSG
- the thsB gene encoding thermosome subunit beta → MAQLAGQPVVILPEGTQRYVGKDAQRLNILAARIIAETVRTTLGPKGMDKMLVDSLGDIVITNDGATILDEMDIQHPAAKMMVEIAKTQDKEAGDGTTTAVVIAGELLKKAEELLDQNIHPSIIIKGYTMAAEKAQKILDNMAKKVTPDDEKTLKNIAMTAITGKTAEEEKEYLAKIAVEAVKQVAEKDGETYRVDIDNIKLEKKEGGSIRDTKLIRGVVVDKEVVHPGMPKRVKNARIALINEALEVKETETDAEIRITSPDQLQAFLEQEERMLREMVEKIKDAGANVLFVQKGIDDLAQHYLAKYGILAVRRVKKSDMEKLAKATGAKIVTNVRDLTSDDLGEAELVEERKVAGENMIFVEGCKNPKAVTILIRGGTEHVIDEVERALEDAIKVTKDVMEDGAILPAGGASEIELAIRLDEYAKEVGGKEALAIEAFAEAIKVIPKTLAENAGLDPIEVLVKVVSEHKEKGPNVGIDVFEGEPADMMERGVIAPLRVPKQAIKSASEAAIMILRIDDVIAASKPEKENEGGRGGSENFGSDFE